A region from the Lolium perenne isolate Kyuss_39 chromosome 4, Kyuss_2.0, whole genome shotgun sequence genome encodes:
- the LOC127297436 gene encoding cortical cell-delineating protein-like, with translation MAPSSKKLVVLSLALSLMIAAVHGCGPHCRTPSPPPPATSGGTCPINTLTLGVCGNVLNLLKLHLGVPADEQCCPLLHGLADLDAAVCLCTAIRANILGVINLNVTADIVLLLNQCGKTCPPGFTCPR, from the coding sequence ATGGCGCCATCGTCCAAGAAGCTCGTCGTCCTGTCCCTTGCCCTGAGCCTGATGATTGCCGCCGTGCACGGCTGCGGACCCCACTGCCGGACCCCGTCGCCACCACCGCCGGCGACCAGCGGCGGCACCTGCCCGATCAACACGCTGACGCTGGGCGTGTGCGGCAACGTGCTGAACCTGCTGAAACTACACCTCGGCGTTCCGGCCGACGAGCAGTGCTGCCCGCTGCTGCACGGGCTGGCCGACCTGGACGCCGCCGTGTGCCTCTGCACGGCCATCCGGGCCAACATCCTGGGCGTGATCAACCTCAACGTGACAGCCGACATCGTCCTCCTCCTGAACCAGTGCGGCAAGACCTGCCCTCCCGGCTTCACCTGCCCTCGCTGA